The Sulfurimonas lithotrophica genome includes a region encoding these proteins:
- the nuoH gene encoding NADH-quinone oxidoreductase subunit NuoH yields METAYLIETIIKIVVILLVFSALAGLGTYFERKVLAFMQRRLGPMYVGPFGLLQVAADGVKLFTKEDIIPTNVVGRIFKLAPVITAATAFMASAAIPFLPSFELFGYKVNPIVSDINIGILYILGVMGVGLYGPLLGGMASANKFSLISAARGAAVFISYEVVTGLSILAPIMMVGSLSLIDFNNYQAEHGWIIWSQPVAFILFWIAAFAETGRTPFHLIANDHEIIDGFGTEYSGMRWGLFFIGEYANMFFISFVIPLIFLGGFGDGSVMGALALLGKMAFFFFFFLWTRAAWPDIRPDQLMWLCWKVLMPIAVVNIVITGLVMM; encoded by the coding sequence ATGGAAACAGCATATTTAATAGAAACTATTATTAAAATAGTTGTGATTTTACTTGTATTTTCTGCTTTAGCAGGTTTAGGTACATACTTTGAAAGAAAAGTACTTGCATTTATGCAACGTCGTTTAGGACCAATGTATGTCGGTCCGTTTGGATTGTTGCAGGTTGCTGCGGATGGTGTGAAATTATTTACAAAAGAAGATATTATCCCTACAAACGTAGTTGGACGTATTTTTAAATTAGCACCTGTTATTACGGCTGCTACTGCTTTTATGGCTTCGGCTGCGATTCCGTTTTTACCTTCATTTGAGCTTTTTGGATATAAAGTAAATCCAATAGTATCTGATATAAATATCGGTATTCTTTATATCTTAGGTGTAATGGGTGTAGGTTTATATGGTCCGCTTCTTGGTGGTATGGCATCGGCAAATAAATTCTCACTTATCTCGGCTGCCCGCGGTGCTGCGGTATTTATCTCATATGAGGTTGTTACGGGTCTTTCTATCTTAGCTCCTATTATGATGGTTGGTTCTTTATCTTTAATTGACTTTAATAACTATCAAGCTGAACACGGTTGGATAATTTGGTCACAACCTGTTGCGTTTATTCTTTTCTGGATAGCGGCATTTGCTGAAACAGGTCGTACACCATTTCACTTAATTGCAAACGATCACGAAATTATTGATGGTTTTGGTACTGAGTATTCAGGTATGAGATGGGGTCTGTTCTTTATCGGTGAGTATGCAAATATGTTCTTTATCTCTTTTGTTATCCCGCTTATTTTCTTAGGTGGTTTTGGAGACGGAAGCGTTATGGGTGCACTGGCATTACTTGGAAAAATGGCATTTTTCTTCTTCTTTTTCCTATGGACAAGAGCAGCTTGGCCGGATATCAGACCAGACCAACTTATGTGGTTGTGTTGGAAAGTCTTAATGCCTATAGCGGTGGTAAACATAGTTATCACCGGTTTAGTAATGATGTAA